The DNA sequence GCGACGTGGGATTCGCGAGACTACTGGGTTGTAATGGGTTGGGGCGCTTCATCGGTTGTTTCCTCTAAGCCTGGGCTGTGTGCGTCGTGGCACGTGTAACAAACATCTTCCGGGATCTGCTCGCCTGCTTCCGCTACACCCAACGTTACCAAGTGCTCGCTGAACACGATTTGATGTTGCGTCTCGGGACGCGCCCGAAGTTGCGCGTGGCAAAGGGCGCACTGCGCGCCGGTCATCGTCGTTGGCATGTCGGCGGTTTTCTCTTCGCCTCGCGCGTGTTTGGATTCCGGCCCGTGGCACGTTTCGCACGCCAAGCCAGCGTGCTTTCCGGCAAGAAAAGTCTGCGCAACGTCCGCGTGGCAGGAATTGCACGACGTCCGCGTTCCGTGGACCACCGGCTTCGACATGTGTTCCGTGAGACTGTCCGCCCGGTAAAACCCCGTCGCGCCGAATGTCGGAGGAATCAAGAAGTGTCTTCCAACGACACCCGCGACACCCGCGACGATGAGCAAAACTGCGACGCGCCAAAGATGTTTGGTGTGAGTCAAGTTGGGTTCCTCCCTTTCGTGCAGGATTCCGCCGCGTCAACATCTGACGACGGCAGCCGTTCGGGGGAGAAAATGAAACGTAATAAGCCGGCTGGCTGCTGCTCGGTTGCATTCGGTTCGAGTACAGGGAGCTCTTCGGGCGAGAGCAGCCATCGCCAGAATCCCTTCCGCGTCCCGGCACTAGGGTCGCCCGGCGCGGACTCCAGTGTCTCTCCCGCCAGTAGCCATTTGATAAAGGCCAGTGGCGCCCCCAACTTGCTCACGGCTTGCCCCCTCGCCAGAGCGAATCCTGACTTCCGAAGCCCCCTTCGAAGTGAGGATTCCCCTCTTAGCTTCTGGCGTACACGTGCAACGCGCTCAATATCGTGAATACTATCACGATTAAAATAATTCCGCAATAGGTATCTTTAATCGCCTGGCAAACCTTGCGTTGGCGTACGTAAATGGTTCAAATAAAACAGCTTGAGCGGCTCCTCGAATCAAGTCGCCATGAAGCAGGAGCGGGAGGGAGGGGGCAGACGCGAACCATGCACGTCCGGTGGCCATGCCACATCAGGTCGAAAGATGCGATTCGCCCCGACTTGCGAGGCAATGCTACGGCGTATCGAATCGGTGTTGCTGTTGTCGAAGTTGGATGCGCGGTGCGCCTCGACGCCTCACCTGCCTCTGGCGCTCTGCGGGCGCCCCCGAAGCGATCAGAACCGGGGGGGCGGGTTGAGGAGTTCACATGCGCGTCCGGGGCACGAGTACCGGTTCGGGCTTGACCGGGTTACTCCGCGTCGGTTGGTGTGACCGAATCATCGCCCGGCCCGGCTGCGTCATCCGACGGGCCAGGCAGGAGCCCTTTGCGTTCGAGTTTGCGCTTCTTCTTTTCTTCTTTTTTGCGCATTTTCTCGAGGTCCTTTTGCCGTTTCTCGCGCTGATAATTTGTCCGTCGCAACGGTTACTCCTATTGTTGGTGTCTACCCACGCATATGGTCGATGGTGTTTTGCAGTCCCTCCAACAGGCCCACCGTCGGCTCCCAGCCCAACTCGGCCTTAGCGCGACCATTGTCGCAGATTATCTTCTCGACTTCGCCCGCACGAAGCGGTTTGCGCAACGGCGCTTGATGGAACCCAATCACCTTATCGAGGGCATCGAAGATTTCGTTGACGGTCGTGCCTCTGCCATTGGAAATATTCACCGTGACGTTGCGGCCACGGTCGAGCGCAAGCACGTTTGCGCGCGCAACGTCCCCGACGTACACGTAGTCACGCACCGGCTCGCCAAACCCATATAACGTCGGCTGCTTGCCCTTCAACATCAACTCTGTCAATACCGCGCATACGCCGCACTCGCCGTGTGGCACCTGCCGCGGCCCAAACACGTTCGAGTACCGCAGGATCACGTACGTCAGCGGATGGTTCCGCGAGTACGTCTTGATGTACTCCTCTGTCGCCAGCTTGCTTGTACCGTACGGGCTCATGGGTTCCGGCTTCGTGTTCTCGTCCGCGGGCAACTTCTCGGGCGAACCATAAATGGCGCCGCCCGTGGACGAAAAGACGAACCGCTTTACGCCCGCCCGGACCGAAGCCTCGAGCAAATTAATCGTCCCGATTATGTTCGTCATCGCGTCGAACGCCGGGTCCTTTACGCTCTCGGTGACGTTGATCTGCGCCGCAAGGTGGCATACCGCATCCGGCTTCTCTTTCTGAAAAACTTCGGCGATGCCGCTATCGCCGATGCTCAGCTCGTGGAACGACGCCTTTGGATTCACATAATCGCGCACACCCGTGCTCAGATTGTCCACAACCGCTACCGAGTGCCCTGCGTCAATCAACTGGTCTACGACATGGGAGCCGATGAAACCGGCCCCGCCGGTCACAAGAATATGCATTCCGAACTTCCTTGCTTTCGTGGACGCAGATGATAACGGAAACAGGCAAAGGGAAGCGAAGGCGGGCATCTTGACGACGGCCGCGCGCCGCCTTATACTATACCCCAGTCCGGTATCTGGGAAAGGAGTTGGCGTGTCCCACACCATCGATTCCAAAGCGAAATTGCTCGTCCGCGTCCGGCGCATCAAAGGGCAGGTCGAAGCGATCGAGAAGGCCCTCGCCCAGGAAAAGGATTGTTACACGGTCCTTCAGACGATTGCTGCGTGTCGAGGCGCAATCAACGGGCTGATGTACGAAATCGTTGACGGACACGTCCGGCATCACGTGCATATTCCCGACAAGAAGCTGACGGCGG is a window from the Candidatus Hydrogenedentota bacterium genome containing:
- a CDS encoding metal/formaldehyde-sensitive transcriptional repressor; translation: MSHTIDSKAKLLVRVRRIKGQVEAIEKALAQEKDCYTVLQTIAACRGAINGLMYEIVDGHVRHHVHIPDKKLTAEQSRATQQLLDVIKSYLK
- a CDS encoding NAD-dependent epimerase/dehydratase family protein, which translates into the protein MHILVTGGAGFIGSHVVDQLIDAGHSVAVVDNLSTGVRDYVNPKASFHELSIGDSGIAEVFQKEKPDAVCHLAAQINVTESVKDPAFDAMTNIIGTINLLEASVRAGVKRFVFSSTGGAIYGSPEKLPADENTKPEPMSPYGTSKLATEEYIKTYSRNHPLTYVILRYSNVFGPRQVPHGECGVCAVLTELMLKGKQPTLYGFGEPVRDYVYVGDVARANVLALDRGRNVTVNISNGRGTTVNEIFDALDKVIGFHQAPLRKPLRAGEVEKIICDNGRAKAELGWEPTVGLLEGLQNTIDHMRG